One genomic window of Sporocytophaga myxococcoides DSM 11118 includes the following:
- a CDS encoding phage holin family protein, whose product MDGLFDNIKGYVDKRIQLFKLEMMEKASNIVASLSILFLLAFMFLMMLLFFSLALGSYLNHLLDSTYMGYVVMTVFFFLVVIILASNITKGFLHRKIRDLLLHILTKK is encoded by the coding sequence TTGGACGGATTATTTGATAATATAAAAGGATACGTTGATAAACGTATACAGCTTTTTAAGCTGGAAATGATGGAAAAAGCATCTAACATAGTTGCTTCTCTATCAATTCTTTTTTTGCTTGCATTTATGTTTTTAATGATGCTATTGTTCTTTAGTCTCGCACTGGGAAGTTATTTGAATCATTTGCTGGATAGCACTTACATGGGCTATGTGGTCATGACTGTATTCTTTTTTCTTGTGGTAATAATACTGGCATCAAATATTACTAAAGGTTTTTTACACCGGAAAATCCGGGATTTATTGTTACATATTCTCACCAAAAAATAA
- the rfaE2 gene encoding D-glycero-beta-D-manno-heptose 1-phosphate adenylyltransferase has protein sequence MTSDKIQTWDSIIPEVKSWKERGEKVVFTNGCFDILHLGHADYLEKSRSLGDRLIVGVNTDASVKKLKGPERPVNPEYARARILAALQFVDAVILFDEDTPFELISHVIPDILVKGDDYKIENIVGADIVMKHGGEVKTISLVDGFSTTGIIGKIKTHNK, from the coding sequence ATGACCTCAGATAAAATTCAAACCTGGGATAGCATTATTCCGGAAGTAAAATCATGGAAAGAACGTGGGGAAAAAGTAGTTTTTACCAATGGCTGCTTTGACATCCTTCACCTTGGCCATGCCGATTATCTGGAAAAATCCAGGTCACTTGGAGACAGACTCATTGTTGGAGTAAATACAGATGCTTCCGTAAAAAAATTAAAAGGTCCGGAAAGGCCTGTAAATCCGGAATATGCCAGAGCTCGCATACTTGCTGCATTGCAATTTGTAGATGCTGTCATTTTGTTCGACGAAGACACTCCTTTTGAACTAATAAGTCATGTAATTCCTGACATTTTGGTCAAAGGAGATGATTATAAAATTGAGAATATTGTTGGTGCGGATATTGTTATGAAACACGGAGGTGAAGTAAAAACCATCAGTTTAGTTGATGGCTTTTCTACCACCGGTATTATTGGAAAGATCAAAACTCATAACAAGTAA
- a CDS encoding helix-turn-helix domain-containing protein, which translates to MEDYNKIIESLGVRFIKSKNIKILQSLTVENFYDVGNTIYLLHKGEISFGEEKQKVNEGDLLFIPGGRLTSVTYGKFNPMKLTNEDLLNNRDKFFSSLTDKNIIGQDEDSFSYITFEAKVFDSVNFFASLDIPAFIISNQPKLAEYIIETIKEDLSNNPGKERVIKLNTERVVVEIIRYILEKRLFVEQLATNSTYFKDPRLIDIFAFIKKHLGGDLSNKVLANVANVSEDYVGQYFKMLTGINPQDYIEYQRMEMAVNLLRTSKKSIREIGREVGYKDTAYFCRRFKMMFGIPAGKMRRRESLMNI; encoded by the coding sequence ATGGAAGATTATAACAAAATCATCGAATCCCTGGGTGTTCGATTTATAAAATCGAAGAATATTAAAATTCTTCAATCTCTTACAGTAGAAAACTTCTATGATGTAGGCAATACTATTTACCTGCTTCATAAAGGAGAAATTTCTTTTGGAGAAGAGAAACAAAAAGTCAACGAGGGTGACCTTCTATTTATACCTGGAGGCCGACTAACTTCTGTAACCTACGGAAAGTTCAACCCGATGAAGTTGACTAATGAAGATTTGCTGAACAACAGGGATAAATTCTTCAGTTCATTAACTGACAAAAATATTATTGGACAAGATGAAGATTCTTTCAGCTATATTACTTTTGAAGCTAAGGTATTCGATTCTGTTAACTTTTTTGCCTCCCTTGATATTCCTGCATTTATCATCAGCAATCAACCGAAACTTGCTGAATATATCATTGAGACTATAAAAGAGGATCTTTCTAATAACCCAGGGAAAGAAAGAGTTATAAAGCTAAATACTGAACGTGTTGTAGTTGAAATTATCAGATACATCCTTGAGAAAAGATTGTTTGTTGAGCAGCTCGCAACCAATAGCACCTATTTCAAAGATCCTCGTCTTATCGATATTTTTGCATTCATTAAAAAACATCTTGGAGGAGACCTTTCTAATAAAGTTCTGGCTAACGTGGCTAACGTTTCCGAAGACTATGTAGGACAATACTTCAAAATGCTTACAGGGATCAATCCTCAGGATTATATAGAATATCAGAGAATGGAGATGGCAGTAAACCTGCTAAGAACTTCTAAAAAGAGCATTCGTGAAATAGGAAGAGAAGTAGGATACAAAGACACCGCTTATTTTTGCAGAAGGTTTAAAATGATGTTTGGAATTCCAGCAGGAAAAATGAGAAGGAGAGAGTCTCTCATGAACATATAA
- the pstA gene encoding phosphate ABC transporter permease PstA — MGKKGKGKIKKRLKYFSNTRVYEYQDQVFKYFGLCCTLLGVVVLMLLLGDVLYRGLSRLDWDFIMGLPSRRAAKAGIFTAWVGTLWIMVLTAVIAFPIGISAGLYLEEYNKRSRLSNIIEINIANLAGVPSIIYGLLGLELFARALKLGESVLTGALTLSLLILPIIIVSTREALKAVPYSIREGSYALGASKWQTIWYQVLPAAVSGIFTGVILSLSRAIGETAPLIVIGALTFVPFVPESVMDSFTVLPIQIFNWVSRPQKEFSENAAAAIIILLSITFIMNGIAVYIRHKWQKKVKW; from the coding sequence ATGGGCAAAAAGGGAAAAGGTAAGATTAAGAAGAGGCTTAAGTATTTCAGCAATACAAGAGTATATGAATACCAGGATCAGGTATTCAAGTATTTTGGCCTTTGCTGCACGCTCCTTGGTGTTGTAGTGCTAATGTTATTGTTAGGTGATGTTTTATACAGAGGACTTAGCCGCCTTGATTGGGATTTTATCATGGGGCTTCCCAGCAGAAGGGCTGCAAAAGCAGGTATATTTACGGCTTGGGTAGGTACACTTTGGATCATGGTTCTTACCGCGGTGATAGCATTTCCTATTGGAATATCTGCAGGACTGTATCTGGAAGAGTATAATAAGAGAAGCAGACTTTCAAATATTATAGAAATCAATATAGCAAACCTTGCCGGGGTGCCATCTATTATCTATGGTTTACTTGGTTTAGAGCTTTTTGCCCGTGCCTTGAAGCTGGGAGAAAGCGTTCTGACTGGGGCACTGACTTTATCTTTGTTGATTCTGCCAATTATAATTGTGTCAACAAGAGAAGCATTAAAAGCAGTTCCTTATTCAATCAGGGAAGGTTCTTATGCTTTGGGAGCTTCAAAATGGCAAACCATCTGGTATCAGGTATTACCGGCAGCAGTTTCAGGAATATTCACTGGTGTGATCCTTTCTCTTTCAAGAGCAATTGGAGAAACCGCTCCGCTAATTGTAATTGGAGCGTTGACCTTTGTACCTTTCGTTCCCGAAAGTGTCATGGACTCATTTACTGTGTTGCCAATACAGATATTTAACTGGGTCAGCAGACCACAGAAAGAATTTTCTGAAAATGCAGCTGCAGCCATTATCATTTTATTAAGTATAACATTCATTATGAATGGAATTGCCGTTTATATCAGACATAAATGGCAGAAAAAAGTAAAGTGGTAA
- the pstC gene encoding phosphate ABC transporter permease subunit PstC translates to MKLRETIIEKLLLACSLLTIFTTVGIIGVLIFETIGFFKEVSLIEFLTDTEWTPLFSNKRFGILPLLTGTLLTTFIATIVAVPLGLTIAVYLSEYSHKTVRNLVKPMLEILAAVPTVVYGYFALVFVTPMFQKIIPSLAGFNALSPGIVMGIMILPLVSSLSEDALFAVPKSLREGSFALGATKFQTSWKVIVPSAFSGISVSIILAVSRAIGETMIVAIAAGQQPRLTLDPTVPIETMTTYIVQVSLGDVPHDSVEYRTIFAVGMTLFVVTLILNNISFWLKKKFQKHHR, encoded by the coding sequence GACAATATTCACGACTGTCGGTATTATAGGAGTTTTAATTTTTGAAACCATTGGGTTTTTCAAAGAAGTTAGTCTGATTGAGTTTTTAACAGACACAGAGTGGACTCCACTTTTCAGCAATAAAAGGTTCGGGATTTTGCCACTATTGACAGGCACTTTGCTCACCACGTTTATTGCGACTATTGTAGCAGTTCCTCTGGGACTAACAATAGCTGTTTATCTAAGTGAATATTCCCACAAAACAGTCAGGAATCTTGTAAAACCTATGTTGGAGATTCTTGCCGCAGTTCCTACTGTAGTGTATGGATACTTTGCTCTGGTATTTGTAACTCCAATGTTTCAGAAGATAATTCCCTCACTGGCAGGTTTTAATGCTTTATCTCCCGGTATTGTGATGGGAATAATGATTTTGCCTCTGGTTTCTTCATTGAGCGAAGATGCACTATTTGCAGTACCAAAATCACTAAGAGAAGGATCATTTGCGCTCGGAGCTACTAAGTTTCAAACATCCTGGAAGGTTATAGTTCCTTCAGCATTTTCAGGTATCTCGGTATCCATTATATTAGCAGTTTCCAGAGCAATCGGAGAAACGATGATTGTGGCTATTGCTGCAGGTCAGCAACCTCGTCTTACTTTGGATCCAACAGTTCCTATCGAGACCATGACTACTTATATCGTTCAGGTTAGTTTGGGTGATGTGCCACATGACAGTGTTGAATATAGGACAATTTTTGCTGTCGGTATGACCTTATTCGTGGTCACACTTATTTTAAATAATATCAGCTTTTGGCTTAAGAAAAAATTTCAGAAACATCATAGATAG
- a CDS encoding zinc metallopeptidase, whose product MLYVIAIVTMLASWLVSARLKSKFNQYSQIPLQSGVSGQEAAQQMLRGNGIYDVKVISVEGELTDHYNPSDKTVNLSHDVYYGRNAAAVAVATHECGHAVQHATAYSMLKLRSTLVPVQNVSARILNIIMLVLVVGGVLAQGIGVLPYVLLIIIGCNLVLTLFALITLPVEFDASRRALAWTEKSGIVTTREHEMAKDALWWAAMTYVVAAAGAMAQLLYFLSIFMGGRRND is encoded by the coding sequence ATGTTATATGTTATTGCTATTGTCACTATGCTGGCAAGTTGGCTGGTAAGTGCGCGTCTTAAAAGTAAATTCAATCAATATTCCCAAATACCCTTGCAGTCAGGCGTTAGCGGTCAGGAGGCTGCCCAGCAAATGCTTAGGGGAAATGGAATATATGATGTAAAAGTTATCTCTGTAGAAGGAGAATTAACTGACCATTATAACCCATCTGATAAAACTGTAAACCTTAGTCATGATGTATATTATGGGAGAAATGCCGCTGCTGTAGCAGTTGCCACCCATGAATGCGGACATGCTGTTCAGCACGCTACTGCTTACAGTATGCTGAAACTAAGATCAACTCTGGTTCCTGTTCAAAATGTAAGTGCAAGAATTCTGAACATTATCATGTTGGTTCTTGTGGTCGGCGGAGTCTTGGCTCAGGGGATAGGAGTACTTCCATATGTCTTGTTGATTATTATCGGATGTAACCTCGTTCTAACACTTTTTGCGCTAATAACTCTTCCTGTAGAATTTGATGCAAGTAGAAGAGCATTAGCCTGGACAGAAAAATCCGGAATAGTTACCACCAGAGAGCATGAAATGGCGAAAGACGCACTATGGTGGGCCGCCATGACTTATGTAGTTGCTGCTGCAGGGGCAATGGCACAGCTCCTGTATTTCCTTAGCATCTTTATGGGCGGCAGAAGAAACGATTAA
- the panD gene encoding aspartate 1-decarboxylase — translation MQIQVLKSKIHRVKVTQAELHYVGSITIDEDLMNAANIIENEKVQIVNINNGERFETYVITGPRGSGVICLNGPAARRVQVGDIIIVISYAGMDFEDAKIWKPTVIFPDQNNKLI, via the coding sequence ATGCAAATTCAAGTATTAAAATCAAAAATTCATAGAGTAAAGGTTACGCAGGCAGAACTACATTATGTAGGATCTATTACCATAGATGAAGATCTGATGAATGCCGCTAATATTATTGAAAATGAAAAAGTTCAGATTGTAAATATCAATAATGGTGAGCGCTTTGAAACATATGTAATAACGGGCCCGAGAGGAAGTGGAGTGATCTGTCTTAACGGTCCCGCAGCCAGAAGAGTGCAGGTCGGCGATATTATAATCGTAATTTCTTATGCCGGCATGGATTTCGAAGACGCTAAAATCTGGAAGCCTACCGTTATATTTCCGGACCAGAACAATAAACTTATTTAA
- a CDS encoding geranylgeranylglyceryl/heptaprenylglyceryl phosphate synthase — translation MTFLYQDLIEKKKKGLKSFAVLLDPDKIGDEQCLSIVRSAEEDGVDYFFIGGSLMTNGDMERTISIIKNQSSIPVIIFPGSNLQIYPNADAILLLSLISGRNPEYLIGQHVVAAPLLKRSGLEVISAGYMLIDCGKPTTVSYISNTTPIPYDKPEIASCTAIAGEMLGLKLIYLEGGSGALRSISEEMVEQVVQNVSLPVIVGGGIRDAETAFNIMKSGADVIVVGNAIEKNPGLLGKIAAKKREINSLQAKKSLEQQ, via the coding sequence ATGACTTTTTTGTATCAAGACCTAATCGAAAAGAAAAAAAAGGGATTAAAATCGTTTGCAGTTCTTTTGGATCCAGACAAGATCGGAGATGAGCAATGTCTCAGTATTGTCAGATCAGCAGAGGAGGATGGTGTAGATTATTTTTTCATTGGTGGAAGTCTTATGACTAATGGGGATATGGAGAGGACCATTAGTATTATAAAAAATCAAAGTTCAATACCTGTTATAATATTCCCTGGTAGTAATCTTCAGATTTACCCTAATGCGGATGCCATTTTGTTGTTAAGCCTTATTTCAGGAAGAAATCCTGAGTACCTTATTGGTCAGCATGTGGTGGCGGCTCCTTTACTTAAAAGGTCTGGCTTGGAGGTGATATCGGCAGGATATATGCTCATAGATTGTGGTAAGCCGACGACAGTTTCTTATATCAGTAACACAACTCCAATCCCCTATGATAAACCGGAAATAGCTTCTTGTACTGCGATCGCAGGGGAGATGTTGGGTTTAAAGTTGATTTATCTTGAAGGTGGCAGCGGAGCTCTGAGATCAATAAGTGAAGAAATGGTGGAACAAGTTGTTCAAAATGTTAGTCTTCCTGTCATTGTGGGAGGAGGTATTAGGGATGCTGAAACTGCCTTTAATATAATGAAATCTGGAGCTGATGTAATAGTTGTAGGTAATGCAATCGAAAAGAATCCTGGATTGTTGGGTAAAATAGCTGCTAAGAAAAGAGAAATAAATAGCTTGCAGGCAAAAAAATCATTGGAACAACAATAG
- a CDS encoding lysylphosphatidylglycerol synthase transmembrane domain-containing protein, translating into MSPLVKNIIKYSFTLAIAVALVFYVLSTVNVAEMIDKVKQARLSWVILGVSINLLSHLSRARRWNLLMEPMGYKPKTHRTFVAVMVGYFANLFLPRMGEISRCAVLNRTDNVPIDKAFGTVVAERAFDFICLIVLIGLSLILEFNRLTTFFSEKVFNKTTPTAEASLISNPLLWGSAILGLCVFMFVIFREKIKNLSIYKKILSFIKGVLEGVFSVRKLKRKNEFIFHTIFIWVCYYFMTYLVFFSLDATSSLSPAAGLVLLVVGGLGMSAPVQGGFGAFHEFVSSALEGFYHLSKLDGLAFAVVIHTSQTLAVIIVGGAAVIITLFLSRKTQIDDLR; encoded by the coding sequence ATGTCTCCACTTGTTAAAAATATAATTAAGTACAGTTTTACACTGGCTATAGCTGTTGCACTTGTTTTCTATGTGCTTAGCACAGTCAATGTTGCTGAAATGATAGACAAAGTTAAACAAGCAAGGCTTTCCTGGGTAATTCTTGGTGTCTCCATTAATCTTCTTAGTCACCTTTCAAGAGCCAGAAGATGGAATCTTCTAATGGAACCAATGGGATATAAGCCAAAAACACATAGAACCTTTGTGGCTGTTATGGTTGGATATTTCGCCAACCTCTTTCTTCCAAGAATGGGGGAAATTTCCAGATGCGCGGTATTAAACAGAACGGATAATGTGCCTATTGACAAAGCGTTCGGCACGGTGGTAGCAGAGAGAGCTTTTGACTTCATTTGCCTTATCGTTCTTATCGGCCTATCTCTGATACTTGAATTTAACAGGTTAACTACATTTTTTTCGGAAAAGGTATTTAATAAAACAACCCCTACAGCTGAGGCAAGTCTTATCTCCAATCCTTTACTCTGGGGAAGCGCTATTTTGGGGCTTTGCGTCTTTATGTTTGTAATTTTTCGAGAAAAAATTAAAAATCTTAGTATTTATAAGAAAATACTGTCATTTATTAAAGGAGTACTGGAAGGTGTTTTCAGTGTAAGGAAGTTAAAAAGAAAAAATGAATTCATTTTTCATACAATCTTTATATGGGTATGCTATTATTTTATGACATACCTGGTATTCTTTTCCCTTGATGCCACCTCCTCTCTTAGTCCAGCTGCCGGTTTAGTATTATTAGTCGTAGGAGGACTAGGCATGTCAGCTCCTGTTCAGGGCGGTTTTGGAGCTTTCCATGAATTTGTAAGCTCCGCACTCGAGGGATTTTATCATTTAAGCAAATTAGACGGATTAGCATTCGCAGTTGTAATACACACCTCCCAGACTTTAGCTGTAATTATAGTAGGAGGAGCTGCCGTAATAATTACACTTTTCCTATCAAGAAAAACACAAATTGATGACCTCAGATAA
- a CDS encoding acyl-CoA dehydrogenase: MDFQLTEEQKAVQQAARDFAQTELLPGVIERDEHQKFPAEQIKKLAELGFMGMMVDPKYGGSGMDAISYVLAMEEISKIDASVSVCMSVNNSLVCWGLEKFGTEAQKQKYLVPLAKGEIIGAFCLSEPEAGSDATSQRTTAEDKGDYYLLNGTKNWITNGSSASVYLVIAQTDREKGHKGINALIVEKGMPGFEVGKKENKLGIRGSDTHSLMFNNVKVPKENRIGENGFGFNFAMKTLNGGRIGIASQALGIASGALEFSLKYSQERKSFGKEIFQHQAIQFKLAEMATKIDAARLLCFKAAYLKDQGQDYTKAAAMAKLYASEVAMYTTVEAVQIHGGYGFVKEFHVERLMRDAKITQIYEGTSEIQKIVISRDLLKN, encoded by the coding sequence ATGGATTTTCAGTTGACCGAAGAGCAAAAAGCAGTACAGCAAGCAGCAAGGGATTTTGCCCAGACAGAACTTTTACCTGGCGTAATTGAACGAGACGAACATCAGAAATTTCCTGCGGAACAGATAAAAAAACTGGCGGAATTGGGCTTTATGGGTATGATGGTAGATCCAAAATACGGAGGAAGTGGGATGGATGCAATTTCTTATGTGCTGGCAATGGAAGAAATATCGAAAATCGATGCCTCTGTTTCAGTATGTATGTCAGTAAATAACTCATTGGTTTGCTGGGGATTGGAAAAATTCGGAACCGAAGCGCAAAAACAGAAGTACCTTGTTCCACTTGCCAAAGGAGAAATCATAGGAGCATTTTGTCTTTCAGAGCCCGAAGCAGGATCAGATGCTACATCTCAAAGGACCACAGCAGAAGATAAGGGTGATTATTATCTTTTGAACGGAACTAAAAACTGGATAACTAATGGGAGCTCTGCATCTGTTTACCTCGTCATAGCTCAGACAGACAGAGAAAAAGGTCACAAGGGAATCAACGCATTGATTGTAGAAAAAGGAATGCCGGGGTTTGAAGTTGGAAAAAAAGAAAACAAACTGGGAATCAGAGGATCAGACACACATTCCCTGATGTTTAATAACGTAAAAGTACCAAAAGAGAACAGGATAGGTGAAAATGGATTTGGCTTTAATTTCGCGATGAAAACCCTTAACGGAGGTAGAATTGGAATTGCATCTCAGGCATTGGGAATTGCATCAGGAGCATTGGAATTTTCCCTGAAATATTCACAGGAAAGAAAATCATTCGGAAAAGAAATATTTCAACACCAGGCAATTCAATTTAAACTTGCTGAAATGGCTACCAAGATAGATGCGGCAAGATTACTTTGCTTCAAAGCTGCTTATTTGAAAGATCAGGGCCAGGATTATACAAAGGCTGCAGCAATGGCCAAACTTTATGCATCCGAAGTTGCAATGTATACAACAGTAGAGGCCGTCCAGATTCATGGAGGATATGGTTTTGTAAAAGAATTTCATGTTGAACGACTTATGAGAGATGCAAAAATCACTCAGATATATGAGGGTACCTCAGAAATTCAGAAAATTGTAATATCCAGAGATTTATTAAAAAATTAA
- the panC gene encoding pantoate--beta-alanine ligase: protein MEIIKEPSELIKYIKRRKPEFKSIGFVPTMGALHQGHISLIECSKKENDFSICSIFVNPIQFNNAQDFILYPKNQEEDFKMLENAGCDLVFMPSAETMYTEEPRIKIDFGSLELVMEGKFRPGHFNGVAIVVAKLFHIVQPDVSYFGQKDLQQYLIIKQMVKDLSFPIELRSCPVIREKDGLAMSSRNQRLTPKGRPIAAKLNESLLLAAKLLENSTVENTKAKIRDFYKNIKEIKLEYFEITDSETLMPIKDVKEHKGIAICVAAYLDGVRLIDNILI, encoded by the coding sequence ATGGAAATAATTAAGGAACCATCTGAACTAATTAAATACATTAAAAGAAGAAAACCGGAATTTAAAAGTATCGGTTTCGTCCCTACCATGGGCGCACTTCACCAAGGACATATTTCCCTTATAGAATGCTCCAAGAAAGAAAATGATTTTTCCATTTGCAGCATTTTTGTAAATCCAATCCAGTTTAATAACGCACAAGACTTCATTTTATATCCAAAAAATCAGGAAGAAGATTTTAAAATGTTAGAAAATGCAGGATGTGATCTTGTATTTATGCCTTCTGCCGAGACAATGTACACTGAAGAACCAAGGATAAAAATTGACTTCGGTTCTCTGGAACTGGTTATGGAAGGAAAATTCAGACCAGGGCACTTCAATGGAGTTGCCATAGTTGTGGCTAAATTATTTCATATTGTTCAGCCAGATGTCAGTTACTTCGGTCAGAAAGATTTGCAACAATATCTAATAATAAAGCAAATGGTAAAGGATCTCAGTTTCCCAATAGAGTTGAGATCTTGCCCGGTTATTAGGGAAAAAGACGGGTTGGCAATGTCTTCAAGAAATCAACGTCTTACTCCAAAAGGCAGGCCAATAGCAGCAAAGCTAAACGAGTCTCTTCTATTAGCCGCCAAATTACTGGAAAACTCTACTGTTGAAAACACCAAGGCCAAAATCCGAGATTTTTATAAAAATATAAAAGAGATAAAACTCGAATATTTCGAAATTACTGATAGTGAAACTTTAATGCCCATAAAGGATGTTAAAGAGCACAAAGGAATTGCGATATGTGTCGCTGCCTACCTTGACGGAGTTCGCCTTATTGACAACATCTTAATTTAA
- the phoU gene encoding phosphate signaling complex protein PhoU, producing MNLLETELGELKSELIDMTYLVRGQLDKAISSFYSFDKDLAKEVIKNEKRVNGSELKIDAKGEHILALFNPVAIDLRFVVASLKMVSDLERIGDNAKGIAQYVIKCENSYDADLIEKIRFKEMTDTALEMLSILSESFETDNTKLARTLFTKDERMDEINLSANQIMTDYLKNQTDPDKILQAIYFLTIIRKMERVGDYVTNIAEEIIFYVKAKVLRHKRKSLKISDSDSDSDSDSN from the coding sequence ATGAATCTATTAGAAACCGAACTCGGCGAATTAAAAAGCGAACTTATAGATATGACCTATCTTGTGAGAGGTCAGCTGGACAAGGCTATTTCATCTTTTTATAGTTTTGATAAAGATCTTGCCAAAGAAGTAATCAAAAACGAGAAGCGGGTAAATGGTAGTGAGCTTAAAATAGATGCTAAAGGAGAACACATTCTGGCTCTGTTTAATCCTGTTGCAATAGATTTAAGATTTGTCGTGGCATCTCTTAAAATGGTTTCGGATCTTGAGAGAATAGGTGATAATGCCAAAGGAATTGCTCAATATGTTATCAAGTGCGAAAATTCTTATGATGCGGATCTTATAGAAAAGATCAGATTCAAAGAGATGACAGATACTGCACTTGAAATGCTGTCTATACTAAGTGAGTCTTTTGAAACAGACAATACCAAACTTGCAAGAACTTTATTTACCAAAGATGAGCGCATGGATGAGATAAATCTGAGCGCAAATCAGATTATGACTGATTATCTAAAAAATCAGACAGATCCTGATAAGATTTTGCAGGCAATTTATTTTCTTACAATAATCAGGAAAATGGAAAGAGTTGGGGATTATGTGACGAATATTGCTGAGGAAATTATATTCTATGTAAAGGCCAAAGTGTTAAGGCATAAGAGAAAATCTCTGAAGATTTCTGATTCAGATTCAGACAGCGACTCTGACTCTAATTAA
- the pstB gene encoding phosphate ABC transporter ATP-binding protein PstB, which yields MKIEAKNVHVYYGSDHVLKGVTLSIKKNTVTALIGPSGCGKSTFLRCFNRMNDLIENARVEGEIMIEGVDIYHPKINVNELRKTVGMVFQKPNPFPKSIFENVAYGLRVNGVKDQALIDEKVESSLRGAALWDEVKDKLKKSALALSGGQQQRLCIARALAVEPSVLLMDEPASALDPISSIKIEELIYSLKANYTILIVTHNMQQASRTSDKTAFFYMGDLIEYDDTRTLFTNPKKERTQNYITGRFG from the coding sequence ATGAAAATTGAAGCCAAGAACGTCCACGTTTATTACGGTTCTGACCATGTTTTGAAAGGGGTTACTCTTTCTATCAAGAAGAACACCGTGACTGCGTTGATCGGGCCTTCCGGATGCGGAAAGTCCACGTTCCTCAGATGTTTCAACAGGATGAACGACCTGATTGAGAATGCCCGTGTAGAAGGGGAGATAATGATTGAAGGAGTTGATATTTATCACCCTAAAATCAATGTGAATGAGTTGAGAAAGACCGTAGGTATGGTGTTTCAAAAGCCTAATCCATTCCCTAAGTCTATTTTCGAAAATGTTGCTTATGGCCTCAGAGTTAATGGAGTTAAGGACCAAGCACTTATTGATGAGAAAGTTGAGTCCTCATTAAGAGGCGCTGCACTTTGGGATGAGGTAAAAGATAAACTAAAAAAATCTGCCTTGGCACTTTCAGGTGGTCAGCAGCAGAGACTTTGTATTGCAAGAGCACTTGCTGTAGAACCTTCAGTGCTGTTGATGGATGAACCTGCTTCTGCACTTGATCCGATTTCTTCAATAAAAATAGAGGAATTGATTTACAGTTTGAAGGCTAACTATACCATATTAATAGTAACTCACAATATGCAACAGGCATCGAGAACCAGTGACAAAACTGCGTTCTTCTATATGGGCGACCTTATAGAGTATGATGATACCAGAACCCTGTTTACAAATCCTAAAAAAGAAAGAACTCAGAATTACATAACTGGACGTTTCGGTTAA